ACGAAAGAAAAACAACGAGAATTTATGTTGGAGCGTGCGCCAATCAATGCATGGGACTTGAGAACTGGAAAATTAGTGAATGATGATATCATCTTTGACTATGGAACGTTTACAAAACAGCCAGGAAGTTACGAAATTACCGTTACAATCGGTAATCTTTCAAAAAAAATCAATCTTACTCTTCTGGAAGGGAGTATTTTCTTCCAAGAGTCCCCTAGAGATATTTATTTTGGGGAGCAATCTATAATAGCTAAAAACCAAGAAATTGAAGCAAAAAATGCGATAAGATTGGTAATCAATGATCAACGTTTTCAAAGAGAAAGATGGCGATTATTAGCTCGGACGAATCAACCATTTACAACAGCTACAGGGATTGAATCAGGGATGACATTAGCGTATAGGACGTATGATACAAACAATCATTATACGGATACGTCTATAAATGAGTTGGACACCGCACTTATTTATGAGTCGAAAAATAATCAAGATCGATTGATTCAGCTAGATTTTACAAAAGAGAGGCAGCAAGAATTAATTCTTAAGGTTCAGCCAGGAAGTGTCCGCTCGAATATAGAGTACTCCGCTAAAGTACTATGGACAATAGAAAATGGCCCATAATTAAGCGTTTTTTTCCGTAAACTATTTGTAATTAAATTTTTTAAAGTAAAATATATATCCCGAAAGAATGTAATATTTGTCTTATTATCCAAAATAGATTTAAAAAGTGGTCAGATTTGGATTTTATTTTATTCATTTCATACTTTATTATGAATAAAAGATAGAAAAAAGAAATGAATTTGGTTGAATAAGTGATCTTTACTGCTAAACAACTTGTATAACAGTAAAAGTAATAGTGAAAATATATTATTGGAACTGTTGAAAACCAATAGTAATTCGTTTTTGGAGGGACAGGATGAGTATAAAAAAAATAAAATTTTATTTCATTATTATTATTACGGTAACAGGTTTAGTTAGTTTCTTGTTTTTATTTCATTTTTTGGATGGAAATAAAATTCAAGCGGATGTTGTTGGGGATAAGGCGCGTGAAAAAAATGGACGATCTATTGATCTGAACATTCTGGAAGGAACTCCTATTCCTTTTAAATCTTGGTCGTTCTTTATGTACCAAGATAATGCTAATGGCGTACAGCAGTTTGATTATAGATATGGTAATGACTTTAATCTTACTAGTAACTGGTATGATATAACTAGAAGTGAACTAAATTTTCAAATAGTCAACTCTCATCAGCCTGGCAAGATAAAGCCTAGCAAGATGAAAGTTAAGGGCTATTTTGAACAAATAAAAGATCATTATTATAGAGTGGTGGTAGATGTTTACCCAGGAGGGCTTCTTAATACAAATAAAAAACATCAAGTGGGTATTCAGAAGGTTGGAGTACCGATTGGGACACCAGACGTCCTTCCGCCAACGACCGAATACACCCATGTGGACACAATTTTTAAAGCGGATAAGGATAATAAGTATAACTATGTTGATTTTAATCTATATGAAGAGACTGTGAATCTTTACAACAAGTATGAGACCTTATTTCAAAACCTTAGATTGTATGATTTAGGGGTTGTAACGATGGATCAAATCAAACCTTATGTCGATGACCTGTTTACTGACTATACACATACGGAATTAAAATCATCGGTGACACAAGCAAAGATAACTGATGTGAAGAAAATTGTCGAGGGGTTTACAACTGGTGATACTTTAAAAACGTTAATGGCTGAAGTTGATAAAGCACAAAGTTTGTTAAATAAAATTGCAATGACTTTAACGGTGTCTGAATTAGGAGATAATCCGGCAGGTACTGAGTCTCATACAATTACAGGGAAAACTTATCCAAAAGCGTTTCTTAGCTTTTCTGGAACATCGTCTATAGGGAATGGACAATTAACTACAGGAATAGACGGGGATTCAAAAAAATATCATCTTCGAGCAGATGCTAGAGGGAATTTTAGTTACTCATTGCCAAAAGGAGAATTCTTTAAAAAAGGAACAACAATTAATATTTACGGCATGCTCAATGGAAAGAGCACATCTCAAAATAAAATAGTTAAAGATACAACACCGCCAGATAAACCGATTTTAAATGCTATTAAAGATACCAATCAAAGTATTACAGGGAGTGCGGAGGCGGGTACAACCATTAAAATGTATGATGCTGAAACAAACAGTGAATTTCTAAAAGGAACAGTTAGCGGGAATGGTCAGTTTAACATTAGCATTCCTTCACTAAAGCAGCCCCTTATTCCTTATAAGAAATATTTTGTCACAGCAACAGATACAGCAGGGAATGTTAGTGTATCTTCTGAGTCCCAAGAAGTAGCTGATACCACACCGCCTAAAGCTGATCCAGTTCAACAGATAATAGATGTAGGAGCTGCTTTCCCTCTAGTAGAGCAGCTAGTAAAGAATATTTATGATAATGCAGGAAGCGGTTCGGATAATTTAACAATTAAATTGACAAAAGAACCAGATATCAAACAGGTTGGATATAAAGAAGCAGAAGTAACTATAACAGATAAAGCAAGGAATTTCACGGTTGTAAAAGTCCCTATCGTTGTAAAAAATCCAGAAACCTTGATAGATGACACATACTTACTACAGGCATCTGATTTAACAGCATTGGCAATTGATCTTCCTGATACGAAAGAAAAACAGCGAGAGTTCATTTTTGAGCATGCACCAATCAATGCATGGGACTTAAAGAATGGGAAATTAGTGAATGACGATATTATCATTGACTATGGAACACTTACTAAACAGCCGGGGAATTATGAAATTACGGCTAAAATTGGTAATCTTTCCAAAAAAATTAATCTTACTCTTCTAGAAGGGAGTATTGTATTTCAAGAAACACCTCAAGCTGTTCATTTTGGGGAGCACTCTATAATTGCTGAAAAACAAGAAATTGAGGCTCAAGATGTCATAAGATTGGTAATTAATGATCAACGTTTTAAAACGGAGAAATGGCGATTATTAGCTCGAACGAATCAACCATTTACCACAGAAACAGGGATTGAATCGGGGATGACATTAGCTTATAGGTCATATGATATAAACAATAATTGTAAGGATACGTCCATAAATGAGTTAGGTTCAACACTTATTTATGAGTCAAAAAATGCTCAAGATCGATTGGTACAGTTAGATTTTTCAAAAGAGAAACAGCAAGAATTAATTCTTAAAGTTCAGCCAGGAAGTGTCCGCTCCAATGTAGAGTACTCTACTAAAATACTATGGACGATTGAAAATGGGCCGTGATGGAGCACCTGTAAAGGATCTTTAATCTAATTTGCTAAAACTAAATTATAGAGCCTAACGAATATAATTTTTATATTTTTATCCAAAATAGAGTTGAAAAGTGGTCAGTTTTGGATTTTGTTTTATTCGTTTTATATTTTATTATTAAATAGTGATTAAAAAAAGAAGCATTCGATATTAAATTTATTTTTTATTTATTTTTCATTATAAAGGGACGGGAGAAAGGAGTACTATGAAAAAAAAAGTTGTTTCTATTCTACTTGTAATCTTGTGTGGTGCTCTTTTTTGGGGCGAGCGTACTGAAGCTGTGAATTATGATTCAGAAATAGCCTTACAATTTAAAGAGGATGTCAAAGGAAAAAGTAAAACCAGCAACACAACTAGTAAAACAAATGAAACAAACAAAAAGAATGAAGAGAAGAGTTATCCAAATACAGCTAGCGGTTTTTTTCCTAAAACAGGATCTGTGGTTAATACACTCTTCGTAATTATAGGTTTGATTGTAGCACTAGTTAGTATAACGTTATTAATTTTTAGATTTCGTCATATATCTAAAAAAAGATAGATTATTTTATGGTTTCGGGAGGTGAATGACATAAGAAAAATGAAATACCCAGTAGTTAATTCTGTTTTAATAGTAATGATAACTTCATTCAGTTCATACGTATTTACTGAAACAATCAAGATTCGAGCTGATGCTGGTGATAGAATACCTACTTTGACACCAGCTAATGGAACGTTAAGAGCTGGACGGCCATTTCGTTTATTCGTTAAGATGGAGCTGTTTTTAAAGCATTGCATCCAGACTTTGACTAGACGATTAGAAACGTTATAGAGAATGACTGGGCAAAAAGCGAGTGGCATGATAGTAAATTAGGTAGTAATCGATTACTACAATTAGATTTCTTAAAAAGAAACGTAAAAAGAATTGGTTCTTAAAGTAATACCAGGAAGTGTTCGATCAGATATAGTTTATTCCGCTCAAATACTATGGACACTTGAAAATGGACCATAATACGGGGGAAGAAAGCATGATTAAAACTATAAACAAGCTTTTTTACAGTATCATTTTAGTAGTAGGGAGCTTGATCATTACTCAAACAATGACTATTGCAGAAGCAAATACTGGGGTTCCATCAGAGGTAGAAGTTTTTTTTACTGAAAATAAAGATCCAACACCACCTCTAAACCCAAAAGATCCAAATGAACATGTGGAAGTTATTTCAGATCTTCCTATTAAACCAGGGACAGAGGGACCTTTAAGTGTTGATTTTGCTCCTAATGTAGTTTTTGGAGAGCAAGAAGCTTCAGAAGAAGACGATGTCTACTATGCACAGCTAACAAAAGTCAGAAAAAAAAGTGACGATACTGTAGACGAAGTTCCTAACTATATTCAAATAACCGATAATCGGGGAAAAGATAATGGTTGGAAATTAACAGTTAAGCAAAATGGACAACTAAGAAACGGTGACCATATATTAGTAGGTGCCGAAATGATGTTAAAAAATGTTACGCTCATCTCTCCAAATGACAACAAAAAACCAATTTATACTAAAGATATTCTACTTGATCCTGTTGCAAGTCAACCGATAGAAGTGTCAAAGTCGGATGAAAAAACAGGGAAAGGTACATGGATTATCATGTTTGGAAGTAATCTGTCGGAGAGCAAAAAAAGTATTCAAATTAAAGTACCAGGGGATACTGACAAAAAGAGAGGGAAATACACAACTTCTTTAACTTGGGAGTTAGTGGATTCACCAATATAAACAAAATCATAGGGGGAAACAAAATGAACAACACACACACAAGACTGTTTGCTTTAGGTCTGACAACATTTGCAGGTCTAATGTTAGGAGCAACAACAACATTTGCTGAGGAGCCATTAGAAAATACAGCGCCGCCAACAATTGCTGACCCACAAAAACAACAAGCAGAGATTTCATTTTTCCAAAATGAAACGGATCCAAATAAACCAACAGACCCAGGTACTGGTGAAGAAATCGATGGCGGAACTGGCATGGTTGGTCCATTAACAATTGATTATATTTCAAAAATCAAATTTGAAAACCAAAAGCTTTCAGGGAATAATGAAACATATTTTGCAAAACTAGATACAGTAAAATATGTTGGTAAAGAACAAACAGTAGAGAAAGCAAACTTTGTCCAAGTGACAGATAACCGCGGATCAAATGCTGGTTGGAAATTACAAGTAAAACAAGACAAACAATTTGAACACAAAGATGAAAAAGACGGCAAAATTACAAAACTTACTGGAGCAACATTATCATTTTTGAATCCAACAATGAAATCTGCTTCATTATCAACTAAAATTCCTTCATCAATTAAACCTGTCAAATTTGATGGTGATGCAGATACACCAGTAAACCACGATGTAGTAACAGCCAGCCAAAACGAAGGAATGGGAACATGGTTCTACACATTAGGTGGCAACGTTGAAGAAGGAAAAACAAGTATTTCTCTAAGTGTTCCTGGAGATTTAGCAAAAGTAGCAGGAGCATACTCAACGCAATTAACTTGGACGTTAGTTGATAGCCCAGCATAAATTTACAAAATAAACACAAAAAAACATACACAATAGAAAACTATGAAATAGGGGAAAAAACATGAAAAAAATTACGTTAACGACAGCAGCATTATTAGTAAGTACAGCGGTACTTGGAGCTACTCAAGCTTTTGCTGCAGATCCAACAACAGACACAAACGCGACGGTATCATTTAAAGCGGACGATTTAGGTGACGGTAGTAGTACGGATCCGACCGATCCTGAAGGTGGCGGTATTGTACCTGGACCTGGAGAAGGAAGCTCAACAACAGGCCCATTAAGATTTGATTTTGTTCCGAATTTTTCTTTCGGAGAACAAAAAATATCTGGTGGAGATAAATCATATCACCCATTAATGGTTTCAACGTTTAAAGTAGTTGATGGCGTACAAACAACGGATAAAAAATATGTACCTCACTATGTGCAAGTAACAGATAATAGAGGAACAAACGAAGGATGGAGCGTAACAGCTTCACGTACAGATTTCAAAACACCTGATGAAGGTGATGAAATTCTAGGTGCTACTTTAACACTTACTAATGGCGTAGTTAAAGGAAACAAAGATGCAGATTTAACTTTAATTCCAGCAATCCCACAATCTGTAGAGATCTCTAATACGCCATCTAACGTTATGACAGCAGCAAAAGATAAAGGAATGGGTTCTTGGGTAACTTCATTTGGTAGTGAAGCAGGAACTGAAGCAACCGATGTAAACCCAAACGTTACTTTAGCAGTAGCAGCTAAATCAAAAAAATATGCGAAAGCATACAGTTCAACAATTACTTGGACAATCTCAGCTGCACCAGCGGTTAACTAATTTCCATTATTCGATGAATTATTTGATAGGCGAGCGAGTATATTCTTTCTCGTCTATCTAATTCGTACATAAGCTGATTTTTAACGTAAAACACATAGATATCAAAAACATATTAGGAGAAGATTATGAAACGTATATTAACACTATTAGTCACAATTATTACTTTAGGAAGTATGCCGTTATCTGCTTTGGCCGATGATGGATCAATGAATTTTTCAGTTAATGCTGTTCTTCCAGAGAATCAAATAGATAAATCAAAATCGTATTTTGAACTACTAATGAAACCAGGACAAGTTCAAGAGTTAGAAGTGATGTTAAACAATCCATTTGATAAGGAAGTTACTGTAGTTGGTTATGCCAATACGGCAATCACTAACGATAATGGAATTGTTGATTATAGTATCAATAAGCCCAAATTAGATTCAACCTTAAAAGCGCCATTTTCAGAAATTACAGAGATGGAAAAAGAAACAATCGTTCCTCCAAAAAGCAGCAAAAAAGTTAAAATTAAAGTAACTATGCCAAAAGAAAAGTTTGATGGTGTTATTTTAGGTGGGCTTCATTTTACTGAAAAAGAAGATGAAAACAAGGAAAATAAAAAGAAAGCGGGCGTGCAGATTGAAAATCGCTTTGCTTTTGCTATCGGTGTGCTTTTAAAAGAGACAGATACAGATGTGAATCCCGATATGAAATTAGGAAAGATCGCAGCCTCTCAAATAAATTATAGAAACGTAGTAAAAGCCAATCTACAAAATACAGAACCAGTTATTATGCATGATCTAAATGTAAAAGCTCGAGTAACCCAAAAAGGGAAAAAAGCAACGTTGTTCGAAACAAATAAAGACTCAATGAGAATGGCTCCAAATTCAAATTTTGATTATAGTATTTATTGGGAAAACAAAGAGTTTAAAGCAGGAAAATACACGTTACACATGACTGCTACAAATGCTTCACATAAATGGAAGTGGTCAAAAGATTTTGAAATAACTGGAGAAGAAGCTAAGAAGTTAAACGAGCAAGCGGTTGAGCTGAAAAAAGATTATACAAAATGGTATATCCTAGGAGCTGTAGCAGGTGTTCTGCTATTACTTATAATAACGTATGCCTTAGGTCAATATATGAATAGAAGAAAACAAAAAAAACGTAAAAAGAAGAAAAAAAATAATAAAAGAAAAAAGTAGCTCCAAATAATACACGACCAAATAGCTCAAGAAAGAAAAAAAGTGGAAAGAGATAAAGAGAAATGAAAAAAGTAGAATGGAAGAATGTTTCATAATTGTTGATGAGGTATAGATCATAAATTTAGATTAATAGGAGAAATGAGTATGTACAATATAGGCTATGTTTCATTAAATACACCTCAAAACGAGTACTTTAAACAATTAGAAACGGATCAATCGTGTTCTTTAAAATTAGTAGAAGATCTTGATTTAAGTCAGGTAAATAGCATGGACGTTTTGATATTAGAGGAGAGTGAAGAACTAAATTTCACCAAAATATGCGAATGTCTATTAGAAGTAAGAAAAAGTTCAGATATTTATTTATTAATATTATCTGATCTAAACCATACAATATATACATCACGCATGGTTTATTTAAAACTTGGTGCAGATGGTGTGTTTACAGAAGATCTAGAAGAATTTGATCTGATTTTGAAAAATATTTTGAAGCGTATCAAGAATAAAATGGTTGAACCAACTGAAGATAATAATTCTTTTGAAATGATTCCAGAAAAGTCTTGCGCTTTGATTAATAAACAAAAGGAAATCGATCTAACGAGACAAGAATTCACGGCACTTAGCATTCTGTATAAAAATAAAAACCAAACAGTTACTTATGAAGATATATATAATTGCGTTTGGAACAATAATTCGGAAAAAGTAGAAAAAAATCGTGTCTGTAATCTGGTTTCCCATGTTCGAAAAAAATTATCAAAACAATTGAATTCTCCTGTTCGTGTGAAAACAGTCCGTTCAATTGGTTATATTTTAGAAGTCTAAACTAGACGATTAAATAAAAAAAGTGGAGCAAAAGCTTATTTTCCGAAAGGATTACTTTTGCTCCATTTTTTATTTTTAGTAATGAAAAACGAATCCATTTCTTAGTGAAAACAACCTATTTAACTAAGAACGCACAGTCTGATTTTGAAAATCAGTTGGCTGAAATTTCATCTATTGGTAAATAGGTATATCCCGCAATTTCAGCGGCATGACTGCCTGCTACGTGTCCTGTGACGAAAGCAGCAGTTACATTATACCCACCTGTGTAGCCGTTGACATCCAATAGTTCACCTGCAAAAAATAAGCCATTAATTAACTTGCTTTCCATTGTTTTAGGGTTTACTTCTTTTAAAGAGATTCCTCCCCCAGTGACAAAAGATTTTTCTATAGGTAAGGTCTTGTCAGCAGTCATCAGGAAATTTTTTGTTAAATGGACAAATTGATCTAATTGTTGAGGGGTAGCTTGTTTTGCTGAGACTTGAGCCAATTGAGACTGTTCTAATAAAAAATCTAAGAAGCGTTCTGGTATAAAGTTTTTTAAAGCATTTTTTAATGATTTTTCAGGATGTTCTTTCAGTTTAGCTTCTATTTCAAGGAGGATTGTTGATTTTTCTTTTTCAGGGAAAATATCAAGCGATAATATAACAGGTTGCTCATTGTTTTTTTGAAGTTCCTGATTTACGAAGCTAGAACACCTTAGCGCGGCAGGACCAGAAATACCAAAATGGGTAAATAAGAGATCCATTTGATGTTCGACAACTATTTTCCCTTTACTATTTAAGACTGAGAGCGAAACATCTTGTAAAGAAAGACCTTGCAACGTTTTATTCTTTATAAAAAGATCATTTGAAATGATTGGAGACTCAGTTGCATATAAAGGACTAATTGTATGACCTAATTTCTTGGCTAATTTATAGCCATCACCCGTCGATCCCGTAGAAGGATAGGTTCTACCACCCGTCGTTAAAATAACGCAAGGAGCATAGATTTTTTCATGTTCTAACGCAACGCCGATTATTTGATTTTCCTTACGCAACACCTTTTCAACTTTTGCTTCTGTGTATATGGTTACGTCAAGTTCATTTAGCTGATTGAATAGTGTTTCCACAATTGTTTTTGAACGATCCGTAACAGGGAACATCCGCCCGTGATCCTCTTCTTTTAAATGTGTGCCATTCGATTCAAAAAAGTCCATTATATCGTAGTTATTAAACTGAGAAAAAGCACTATATAAAAATTTTCCATTCCCTGGTATATGGGCAATAATTTCATCTGCTGGACGATTATTAGTAACGTTGCAGCGACCACCACCTGTTAATAGAAGTTTTTTTCCAACACGTTTATTTTTTTCTACTAGTAACGTTTTACTGCCAGCTTTTGCTGAAGCGATAGCAGCCATCATTCCGCTAGTTCCAGCTCCAACTACAATGACATCAAATAATTTCATAAATTCTCCTCCGATTCAATGGTAGTTTAACACAATTTTCAAAACTTTTTCTACTTTTTTTGCAATTCAGAGTAAAAAATTGTGGAAATTTTCAGAATTTAGGTTAAAATAGGATTATAACGATGAGAGGGTGATTAAATGGAAGCAAAACAGTACGTGGAAGAGATTCAAAAAAAGATTCATGCAAACGATCGAGGACAAGTGGAATACTTGCAGGCAATCGATGAATTTTTACCAACGGTCGAGGTTTTTTTAAAAGAAAATCCAGCATTTATTGATGCGAATATTTTGGGTATTTTGATTGAACCAGAGAGAATGCTGCAATTTAGAGTGCCTTGGCAAGATGATCAAGGCAACTGGCAAGTAAACCGTGGATACCGAGTGCAATATAATTCTGCGATTGGGCCTTATAAAGGCGGCTTACGTTTCCATCCTAGCGTGAATTTAAGTGTAATGAAATTTTTAGCCTTCGAACAAATTTTTAAAAATAGCTTGACTGGCCTACCGATTGGCGGCGGTAAAGGCGGAAGCGATTTTGATCCTAAAGGGAAATCAGACGGAGAAGTGATGCGCTTTTGCCAAAGTTTCATGACTGAACTACAAAAGCACATTGGGCCAAGTACAGATGTACCTGCTGGTGACATTGGTGTTGGGGCAAGAGAAATTGGCTATTTATTCGGAATGTATAAACGTTTGAGAAATTATGATGCCGGTGTTCTTACAGGGAAACCATTAGGGTATTGGGGCAGTGAAGCGAGAACAGAAGCTACAGGTTATGGCTGCGTATATTTTGTAAAACACCTATTAAACGATTTAAATGAGTCATTTAAAGGAAAAAAAGTTGTTGTTTCAGGTAGTGGAAATGTTGCGATTTACGCAATGGAAAAAGTAAAAGAATTAGGTGGGACAGTTCTTACCTGTTCTGATTCTAACGGGTTTATTTATGATCCTAATGGCATTGATGTTGAATTAGTAAAAGAATTAAAAGAGAAAAATCGAGAACGTATTTCTAAGTATGTTACTACTCACAAAGAGGCTACGTATTATGATGGTCAATCAGTTTGGGATTTTGAAATCGCGTATGACATTGCTTTGCCTTGTGCGACTCAAAATGAGATCAATGAGAAACAAGCGGACCTCTTAGTCAAAAATGGTGGTAAAGTGGTAGCAGAAGGGGCAAACATGCCATGTACATTAGATGCAGTGGCCGTGCTAGATAAAGCAGGGGTGCTATATTGTCCAGGTAAAGCAGCTAATGCAGGAGGTGTAGCAGTCTCTGCATTAGAAATGAGCCAAAACTCTGAGCGTTTGTCTTGGTCATTTGAAAAAGTCGATAGTATGCTGGATGATATTATGCAGAATATTTATCAAACATGTCGTGATACAGCCAATAAATATAATGCGCCAAATAACTTTGTTTTAGGTGCAAATATTGCTGGGTTTGAAAAAGTGGCTCAAGCAATGCTAAGTCAAGGTTTGGTCTAGTTGAGAACCAAAGGGAAATAGTTGTTTAGATCCTAGTTTTTGAATATCTATATATAGAATAATGAAGAATAAAAATGATGTAAATCGTCATGATTGTTCTTCATTTTTTCTAGCACGAATGACAAATCTAGTTAAGCTTAAAAGCTAAACAATTCATTTATCCTACACTGAAATAGCAGTCTTTTTAAATGAATTAAAATAAAATTGGTACAGACACTCATAATTTGCTTGAAAAATGCTTAAAAAGAACGTAAAGTAGATACTGTATTAACTTTAATTTCAAGGAGGAGAAGGAATGTCACACATTCAATTTGATTATTCCAATTTAACATCATTTGTTGCTGATCATGAATTGGAATACATGCAGACACAAGTGACTGCAGTGGACAAAGCATTAAGAGAAGGAACTGGAGCTGGAAGTGATTTTACTGGCTGGATTGATTTGCCGGAAAATTATGATAAAAACGAATTTGACCGTATCAAAAAAGCGGCTAAAAAAATTCAATCTGATTCAGAAGTTTTAGTTGTAATCGGTATCGGTGGTTCTTACCTAGGTGCCAGAGCAGCAATTGAATTTTTGCATCATTCATTTAATAATTTATTACCAGCTGAAGAAAGAAAAGCACCACAAGTATTTTTTGCTGGAAATAGTATTAGTTCAACATACTTAGCTGATTTGATCAATGTTATTGGTGATCGTGACTTCTCTGTCAATGTGATTTCAAAATCAGGTACAACAACAGAACCTGCAATCGCATTTAGAGTTTTTAAAGAATTGTTGATTAAAAAATATGGTAAAGAAGAAGCGAACAAACGGATTTACGCAACAACTGATCGTGCGAAAGGTGCGGTTAAAGTTGAAGCAGACGCTGAAGGCTGGGAAACATTTGTGATTCCTGATGATGTTGGTGGACGCTTCACTGTATTGACACCTGTAGGTTTACTGCCAATCGCAGTGAGTGGAGGCGATATCGATGCCTTAATGACTGGTGCGAACGATGCACGCAAAGAATATGCAACGACAACTGACTTAAGTAAAAACCAAGCATATCAATATGCTGCGCTTAGAAATATCTTATATCGTAAAGGTAAAACAACTGAGATGTTGATTAACTATGAACCAGGCATGCATTATTTTTCTGAATGGTGGAAACAACTTTTCGGTGAATCAGAAGGAAAAGACCAAAAAGGAATCTTCCCAGCAGCGGCAGATTTCTCAACTGACTTACATTCTATGGGACAATACGTTCAAGATGGTATGCGTAACTTATTTGAAACAGTAGTAAAAGTTGAAACGCCAAGACATGTAGTATCAATTCCTGAATTAGCAGAAGATTTAGATGGTTTAGGTTATTTACAAGGGAAAGAAATTGATTTTGTAAATACAAAAGCATTTGAAGGAACCTTACTTGCTCATACAGATGGCGGCGTGCCAAACATGATCGTTAAAATTCCTGCGATGGATGCTTATTCATTAGGGTATGTAATGTACTTCTTTGAAATCGCAGTTGGAATTTCTGGTTATTTAAATGGTGTAAATCCATTTGACCAAGAAGGTGTTGAAGCGTATAAGAAAAACATGTTCGCTCTTCTTGGTAAACCAGGCTTTGAAGACTTAGCAAAAGAATTGAATGCGCGTCTGTAATATAGGTTTTTAATAGCAAATTAGGTATTCTAGTGGTACAAACATGTATGCACTAAAAACGGAATAGTGGTACTTTTGATGGTACAAAAAAAAGGAACTCTCTTTATCTAGAGCGTTTCTTTTTTGCTTTCTAGATAATTCATTTTCCCAAAAGCGTTTATTTTAACTTCTAAAATCTAAACATTTAATAGTATA
The DNA window shown above is from Enterococcus sp. 4G2_DIV0659 and carries:
- a CDS encoding toxin Cry1Ac domain D-VI-related protein; translated protein: MSIKKIKFYFIIIITVTGLVSFLFLFHFLDGNKIQADVVGDKAREKNGRSIDLNILEGTPIPFKSWSFFMYQDNANGVQQFDYRYGNDFNLTSNWYDITRSELNFQIVNSHQPGKIKPSKMKVKGYFEQIKDHYYRVVVDVYPGGLLNTNKKHQVGIQKVGVPIGTPDVLPPTTEYTHVDTIFKADKDNKYNYVDFNLYEETVNLYNKYETLFQNLRLYDLGVVTMDQIKPYVDDLFTDYTHTELKSSVTQAKITDVKKIVEGFTTGDTLKTLMAEVDKAQSLLNKIAMTLTVSELGDNPAGTESHTITGKTYPKAFLSFSGTSSIGNGQLTTGIDGDSKKYHLRADARGNFSYSLPKGEFFKKGTTINIYGMLNGKSTSQNKIVKDTTPPDKPILNAIKDTNQSITGSAEAGTTIKMYDAETNSEFLKGTVSGNGQFNISIPSLKQPLIPYKKYFVTATDTAGNVSVSSESQEVADTTPPKADPVQQIIDVGAAFPLVEQLVKNIYDNAGSGSDNLTIKLTKEPDIKQVGYKEAEVTITDKARNFTVVKVPIVVKNPETLIDDTYLLQASDLTALAIDLPDTKEKQREFIFEHAPINAWDLKNGKLVNDDIIIDYGTLTKQPGNYEITAKIGNLSKKINLTLLEGSIVFQETPQAVHFGEHSIIAEKQEIEAQDVIRLVINDQRFKTEKWRLLARTNQPFTTETGIESGMTLAYRSYDINNNCKDTSINELGSTLIYESKNAQDRLVQLDFSKEKQQELILKVQPGSVRSNVEYSTKILWTIENGP
- a CDS encoding LPXTG cell wall anchor domain-containing protein, whose product is MKKKVVSILLVILCGALFWGERTEAVNYDSEIALQFKEDVKGKSKTSNTTSKTNETNKKNEEKSYPNTASGFFPKTGSVVNTLFVIIGLIVALVSITLLIFRFRHISKKR
- a CDS encoding WxL domain-containing protein; its protein translation is MIKTINKLFYSIILVVGSLIITQTMTIAEANTGVPSEVEVFFTENKDPTPPLNPKDPNEHVEVISDLPIKPGTEGPLSVDFAPNVVFGEQEASEEDDVYYAQLTKVRKKSDDTVDEVPNYIQITDNRGKDNGWKLTVKQNGQLRNGDHILVGAEMMLKNVTLISPNDNKKPIYTKDILLDPVASQPIEVSKSDEKTGKGTWIIMFGSNLSESKKSIQIKVPGDTDKKRGKYTTSLTWELVDSPI
- a CDS encoding WxL domain-containing protein, with product MNNTHTRLFALGLTTFAGLMLGATTTFAEEPLENTAPPTIADPQKQQAEISFFQNETDPNKPTDPGTGEEIDGGTGMVGPLTIDYISKIKFENQKLSGNNETYFAKLDTVKYVGKEQTVEKANFVQVTDNRGSNAGWKLQVKQDKQFEHKDEKDGKITKLTGATLSFLNPTMKSASLSTKIPSSIKPVKFDGDADTPVNHDVVTASQNEGMGTWFYTLGGNVEEGKTSISLSVPGDLAKVAGAYSTQLTWTLVDSPA
- a CDS encoding WxL domain-containing protein, with the protein product MKKITLTTAALLVSTAVLGATQAFAADPTTDTNATVSFKADDLGDGSSTDPTDPEGGGIVPGPGEGSSTTGPLRFDFVPNFSFGEQKISGGDKSYHPLMVSTFKVVDGVQTTDKKYVPHYVQVTDNRGTNEGWSVTASRTDFKTPDEGDEILGATLTLTNGVVKGNKDADLTLIPAIPQSVEISNTPSNVMTAAKDKGMGSWVTSFGSEAGTEATDVNPNVTLAVAAKSKKYAKAYSSTITWTISAAPAVN
- a CDS encoding DUF916 and DUF3324 domain-containing protein, which translates into the protein MKRILTLLVTIITLGSMPLSALADDGSMNFSVNAVLPENQIDKSKSYFELLMKPGQVQELEVMLNNPFDKEVTVVGYANTAITNDNGIVDYSINKPKLDSTLKAPFSEITEMEKETIVPPKSSKKVKIKVTMPKEKFDGVILGGLHFTEKEDENKENKKKAGVQIENRFAFAIGVLLKETDTDVNPDMKLGKIAASQINYRNVVKANLQNTEPVIMHDLNVKARVTQKGKKATLFETNKDSMRMAPNSNFDYSIYWENKEFKAGKYTLHMTATNASHKWKWSKDFEITGEEAKKLNEQAVELKKDYTKWYILGAVAGVLLLLIITYALGQYMNRRKQKKRKKKKKNNKRKK
- a CDS encoding winged helix-turn-helix transcriptional regulator, encoding MYNIGYVSLNTPQNEYFKQLETDQSCSLKLVEDLDLSQVNSMDVLILEESEELNFTKICECLLEVRKSSDIYLLILSDLNHTIYTSRMVYLKLGADGVFTEDLEEFDLILKNILKRIKNKMVEPTEDNNSFEMIPEKSCALINKQKEIDLTRQEFTALSILYKNKNQTVTYEDIYNCVWNNNSEKVEKNRVCNLVSHVRKKLSKQLNSPVRVKTVRSIGYILEV